The DNA window GCCGAGGCCAATCATCGTGGCGCGGTTGAGCGGGTGGAGCGCGATGGCGAAGAGCGCCTTGAGCGCGTCCTTGATCGTGCGCGGCGGCGAGGACACGTGGCAACGGAGTATATCGACAAGCGAGTACACGATCTCGCGCTTGGCGCCAACGACGGGACGGTAGGCGTCGACGGAGGAAAGGAGGCTGTGTATGGCGGCGGCGGCGGACTGGACGGCGGCTGGCGATGAGGTGGTGCCGTGGTGCGAGATCACGTGCGCGATCGCGTCGAGGACGCCACGCGTCATCATGAGAGGCTCCTTCTCCGTGATGGAGAGGTTGAGAAGTGTGGCCGCTGCGTTCTCTTGTGAAGTGTGAGAGGAAGAGTAGAGGGTTTCGGCTATATAAGGGATTGCGCCAGCTTCGGCGATTACGGGTCGGGTTTCCGGGTCCTGCTTGGACATGAGCCGAAGCTGGCAGAGAGCGTCGGCGCGAGCAGCTTCGGAGACGGAGCTGAGCTTGGACACGAGGGTGCGGACGGTGCGGCGCTGCTGATCCATGGTGGTTCGGAGGGAGGTTCGGGGGAtaaggaaagaagaaaagaaagggaGAGGGAAAAGCGCGTGGGAGGGGTTAGGGAAATATATGAGTAAGGGCGTGTTTGGATGGTTGGAGGCGTGAGGGAGTAGGACTCGGAG is part of the Phaseolus vulgaris cultivar G19833 unplaced genomic scaffold, P. vulgaris v2.0 scaffold_1140, whole genome shotgun sequence genome and encodes:
- the LOC137817768 gene encoding U-box domain-containing protein 17, with product MDQQRRTVRTLVSKLSSVSEAARADALCQLRLMSKQDPETRPVIAEAGAIPYIAETLYSSSHTSQENAAATLLNLSITEKEPLMMTRGVLDAIAHVISHHGTTSSPAAVQSAAAAIHSLLSSVDAYRPVVGAKREIVYSLVDILRCHVSSPPRTIKDALKALFAIALHPLNRATMIGLGVVPALFSLVVKDGRVGIVEDATAVVAQVAGCEEAVEAFCKGSGGLGVLVDLLDLATASSMRSKENAVSALLNLVRCGGEKVAADVRDAVAFGALDGIRDVRDCGSGKGRTKAAELLKVLLGESNGNGNGNVNVVLSSDNCSSFGSSRNHDSE